A segment of the Prochlorococcus marinus CUG1438 genome:
AACTTTCCTCGCACTCTGATAATTGAATTCTATTATTAATTCCTTGAAGCTCTCTATTATCTTCTATCTCCAAGCTTAAGGAATTTTTTAGCAAAGATATTGTATCCGTTAAGTAAATCTCTTTTTGATTATTATTGCTTCTCAGGGTATTAATTATTTCTGACAAGTTACCCCAGTTAAAACAGTAAACACCTGCATTTATTAATGGATTTTCTCTTTCCTGATCATTGCAATCTTTTTCTTCAACAATTCTCTCGATAAAATCTCCCTTCAAAAAAACTCTGCCATACCCATAAGGATTTTTTTTCTTAGTGGTTATTAAAGAAACATCTGCATTTTTTGAATCATGTAAATTTAGAAGCTTATTTAGAGTCTCAGGCTTTATGAGAGGCACATCCCCATTAAGCACTAAAAGTTTCCCTTCATTTTTTTTCACTGCTTTACAAAGTACTTGGATAGCATGACCAGTTCCTGATTGGGGATCTTGGATAACAAATTGGATTTTTTTATTATCTGTTATTGACTCTTGTACTTCGTTTGATTTGTGTCCAGTAATTACGAAAATTTGATCAGGATTTAATTCAACACAAGAATCAATTACCCTCTGCAAAAGACTTTTCCCAGAAATTTTATGCAAAACTTTTGGCAATGAGCTTTCCATCCTAGTGCCCTTACCTGCAGCCAATATCGCAACACTTAACATATTTTTTTGAATATATATATAAATCTAACTCTTAAAGGACGACTTCGTCATTCCCCACTTTTTTCTCCATTTCTTTGTAGGTACTAGATTTGAGAATAATTGTTCATCCAATCTTTTTTTTATGATATCGTCTTTAGTTGAGTTTAAATTTGTATCTCTATAAGGAATACTAGCTTTAGTAAGAAGATGCTCCTCTTCCATGACAGATAACTTTTCAAGATTGAGATTAGAGTTCATTTTATTCTTGTCAAATTTTGCTATTGCCACAGTGCCTTGACTCCAAAAAGTTCTTTCATTAAAACTTGGTTTGATAGTAAAAATTTCTAAACCAAGATTTCTTAAAGTTTTTCTTACTGCGGCTGAGGATGAATAGGTTATTAAATAACCCTGAGGATGAAGTTTTTGTGAAACCTTTGATAAAAATTCAATTGTCCAAACTTGTGGACATTTTTGAGGAGAAAAACCGTCTAAATAAATCAGATCGAATTTAATAGCTGCAGGAATAGTATTTATTTTTTCTCTGGCATCACCCCACAACATTCTGCATTTAAAAAATTGATCATCAAAGCTATCATTTAGGTATAAAGAATCCAAAATTTTTTTGACTTTTGGAGCCCATAATTGTTCAAAAGATTGATTCTTGAGGGCATATTCGAGAGGCTTTTTATTAATCTCTAAGGCATACAAATTCAAATAAGACTTTTGTTTAATTAATTCGTTTAATAAAGAGGCAGAATTATATCCTAAACCAAAACATATATCCAAAACATTAAGAGATTTGCCCTTAAATCTTTGCAAATCTGAAGGAGCTGTAAATTTTATTTTTGTTTCTTCAAGTGCTCCCAATAAGCTATGGAAATTTTCTTGAAAAAATACACTCCTTAAAGAGTAACTTCCATCTTCTGTTAAAACTTCTTTGAATTCAGACAAAAGATTTTAGTAAGTCAATTTTGCAAGGTCTTCCCAAAAAGTGGGATAAGAAACGTTAGAAGCATCTGCTCTATTTATCTTCGAGGTTCCTTTGGCAAGAAGTGAAGCTATAGCAAGACTCATTGATACACGATGATCGGTTTCACTATCTACCTCTGCAGAATTAAATTTTGATTGCCCATTAATTATTAGTCCATCCTCTTTCTCTTTTATTACAGCACCGAATTTCCGTAATTGCCTTGCCATAACTTTTAATCTGTCTGTTTCCTTAACTCTTAATTCCTGCGCATCATTAATTTCAGAAACTCCATCACAAAAGCAAGCTGCTACGGTAAGTATAGGAATTTCATCTACAAGTTTTGGGAGTATGTCTCCTTCAATAGTAAATGATCTTAAATTATTTGCAGTTCTAACTTTAATAGATCCAATAGGTTCTCCCGCAACTATTGATTTATCTAAAATCTCATAATTGCAACCCATTAAATCCATAATATTTAAGATTCCTGTTCTTGTAGGGTTTAATCCAACATTCTTAATTAAAACCTCTGAATTTGGCACTATAGACGCGGCAATCATCCAAAAGGATGCAGAGCTAATGTCTCCAGGGACTAATATAGTTTGCCCAATTAAATTTCTTCCTGATTTAACTACTACATTTCTTCCTAATTCCCCTCTAATACTTATATCTGCTCCAAATGCTTTTAACATTCTTTCGGTATGATCCCTTGATGATGCTGGCTCAATAACAGAAGTAGTTCCAGAAGCTTTAAGGCCAGCTAATAATATTGCCGACTTTACTTGAGCACTTGCTACAGGAGTTCCAATAACACATCCTTTAAGTTTATTCCCATCAATTGAAATCGGAGCTTTGTTACCACTTTCTCTCCCAAAAATTTTTCCACCCATCAAAGATAAAGGTTTCCCTACTCTCCCCATTGGCCTTTCATTAAGAGAATTATCCCCAGTTAAGATAAAATTCTTACCTTCTTGACCGGCTAATAAACCCATTAGTAACCTCATAGTGGTTCCTGAATTTCCACAATTGAGAATTGCTTTAGGCTCTTTCAATCCGTTGAGCCCCACGCCTGAAATAGTGAAAGGTTCATCTTTTATTATTTGTGGAATATTTACACCCAATTTCTTTAGACATTCGGCTGTTGAAAGTGGATCCTCAGAATGTAAAAAACCCTCAATAGTGGTTTCACCCTGGGCAATACTTCCAATTATCAGAGCTCTATGGGAAATAGATTTGTCTCCAGGTACTTTTATTTTTCCTCTTAAATTACCTCCACCTTTTATTGTGCGGGTATTATTCATTTTAAAATTAATACTTGATAAGATTTTTTAATCCAAATTAGATTTATATTATCAATAAGTTTGTTTTTTAAAAAAAAATATTCAAAGTAAGTAACTGTTTTCTATAATAAAGCAAATAGAGGATCTGATCATTAATCTTTCTTATTATCATGTCGCAAACGATGTTCCAGATGTAAGTCCAGATATTGCTGTGGTAATTGATGTTTTAAGGGCTACAACCACTATTTCTTGGGCTTTGAAAAATGGGGCTGACTGTATACAAGTTTTTGCAGATTTAGATTTATTGAAAGAATCCGCTATTAAATGGCATTCCGATAAGAGACTAATGATTGGTGAAAGAGGTGGAAAGAAAATTGATGGCTTTGACTTAGGAAATTCTCCTTTATCAGTTACGAAAAAAATTGTTAATGGTAAAAGATTGTTTATGAGCACTACAAATGGAACTAAATCTTTGCAAAAAGTACAACATGCAAAGCATTTATTTGCTATGGCACTGCCGAATAGACGGGCGGTTGCTGAAAAAATTATTTCATTAAGAAGCGAAAATGTTTTAATACTTGGTAGTGGTTGGGAAGGCTCATACTCATTAGAGGACTCTTTAGCGGCTGGTGCACTAGCCTCTTACTTGGAAGATAACTGCGATTGGGAAGTTACTATTGTTAATGATGAATTACAGGCTGCTTTGGCGCTCTGGGATCTATGGAAAAATGATATTTTAAAATGTTTAAAAACAGCAACTCATGGCAAAAGATTGACAAGTCTCGGTGATTATGAGGAGGATTTTAAATGTTGCTCTGAACTTGATTGCTTAGATATTGTTCCTGCTCAAGTTGAAAGAGGTGTGATTCGTGCTTCATGATTTACGAATTTGTTTACAAGGAGTAATTTTTTGACTGATTTTTTAGTAGCTGCATTACAAATTACGAGCACTTCTAATGTTGAAGCTAATTTCGTAGAAGCAGAAGAACAGATCGAATTAGCTGCTAGAAGAGGTGCTGAATTAATTGGTTTACCTGAGAATTTTGCCTTTTTGGGAGAGGATGAAGAAAAACTTAATTTAGCTTCTGAATTGTCAGTGAAATGTACAAATTTTCTCAAAACTATGGCGCAACGATATCAAGTATTCCTTTTGGGAGGAGGATACCCTGTTCCCGCTGGTGATGGTAGTCATACTTTAAATAGGTCAGCACTTTTTGGAAGAGATGGGCAAGTTTTGGCAAAATATGACAAAATTCATTTGTTTGATGTTGATTTGCCAGACGGGAATTTATATAAGGAATCATCTACTATATTATCGGGAGAAAAATATCCCCCAGTTGTAGATATCCCTGGTTTATGTAAAGTGGGATTATCAATTTGTTACGACGTTAGGTTCCCTGAACTTTATAGATATTTGTCTTTGAATGGCGCAGAGTTAATTATGATTCCCGCAGCTTTTACAGCATTTACTGGGAAAGATCACTGGCAAATCTTATTACAAGCACGGGCTATCGAGAATACAGCATATGTAGTCGCTCCAGCTCAAACTGGAATCCATTATGGGAGAAGACAAAGTCATGGTCACGCTATGGTTATAGACCCATGGGGGACTGTTTTGTCTGATGCTGGAAAAACTCAGGGTGCCGCGATAGCCCCAGCTGATAAAGAAAGAGTAAAAAAAATTAGGGAGCAGATGCCAAGTCTTAAGCATCGAAAAAATAAATTATTTTCAAACTAATGTTAAGGTTTTCTAAGAAAAAACTTTTTCGTTTTTTTTCTTTTTTTATATTTTTAAATTATACAACTATTCTCCCAGTTAAATCTTCAAGCTCACTGGCGGCATGGGCTTTAAAGTCCAATGGAATTTTAGAATTAAGAACTAAATCAAATACAAAGCTAAAAGCATACTTCCAGAGGGCTAATCAAACATATGGTGATAGATTCTGGATAGATTTCCCAGGAGAATTAAAAAATCCTAGAAGAATAAAAGGTAATGGTCCAATTAAAGAAATTAGATTAGGTAAACCTAAAATTGGCAGTACGAGACTAGTAATTGAATTTCAGGAAGGAACTTATTTGAACCCTTTGACTTGGCGAATGTTTGGCTTAGATCAAAATAGGTGGAGAATTAAGCTATTTAAACCAAAATATCCATTTACCAAGATAAGTGAAGGATTAGTTGGCCAGAGTGTAGGAAATGTTAAAACAAATCAAAACTCAATTTATCTTAAGAAAAGAGTAAATGATTCCTTTCAATTAC
Coding sequences within it:
- a CDS encoding 2-phosphosulfolactate phosphatase family protein, whose product is MNLSYYHVANDVPDVSPDIAVVIDVLRATTTISWALKNGADCIQVFADLDLLKESAIKWHSDKRLMIGERGGKKIDGFDLGNSPLSVTKKIVNGKRLFMSTTNGTKSLQKVQHAKHLFAMALPNRRAVAEKIISLRSENVLILGSGWEGSYSLEDSLAAGALASYLEDNCDWEVTIVNDELQAALALWDLWKNDILKCLKTATHGKRLTSLGDYEEDFKCCSELDCLDIVPAQVERGVIRAS
- the aroA gene encoding 3-phosphoshikimate 1-carboxyvinyltransferase encodes the protein MNNTRTIKGGGNLRGKIKVPGDKSISHRALIIGSIAQGETTIEGFLHSEDPLSTAECLKKLGVNIPQIIKDEPFTISGVGLNGLKEPKAILNCGNSGTTMRLLMGLLAGQEGKNFILTGDNSLNERPMGRVGKPLSLMGGKIFGRESGNKAPISIDGNKLKGCVIGTPVASAQVKSAILLAGLKASGTTSVIEPASSRDHTERMLKAFGADISIRGELGRNVVVKSGRNLIGQTILVPGDISSASFWMIAASIVPNSEVLIKNVGLNPTRTGILNIMDLMGCNYEILDKSIVAGEPIGSIKVRTANNLRSFTIEGDILPKLVDEIPILTVAACFCDGVSEINDAQELRVKETDRLKVMARQLRKFGAVIKEKEDGLIINGQSKFNSAEVDSETDHRVSMSLAIASLLAKGTSKINRADASNVSYPTFWEDLAKLTY
- the glmU gene encoding bifunctional UDP-N-acetylglucosamine diphosphorylase/glucosamine-1-phosphate N-acetyltransferase GlmU, yielding MLSVAILAAGKGTRMESSLPKVLHKISGKSLLQRVIDSCVELNPDQIFVITGHKSNEVQESITDNKKIQFVIQDPQSGTGHAIQVLCKAVKKNEGKLLVLNGDVPLIKPETLNKLLNLHDSKNADVSLITTKKKNPYGYGRVFLKGDFIERIVEEKDCNDQERENPLINAGVYCFNWGNLSEIINTLRSNNNQKEIYLTDTISLLKNSLSLEIEDNRELQGINNRIQLSECEESFQNSIKEKHMLNGVTFINKASCSISEEAEIGKDVIIEANTHIRGNTKINSHCIIGPNTFIENSNVGLNCEISNSTVYDSQIIDHIKIGPYSHIRPNSKISSFSKIGNFVEIKNSQLEEESKVNHLSYIGDSIIGRSTNIGAGTITANFDGQKKHQTKIGKNSSIGANTVFVAPINLGESVTTGAGSVITKDSKDNSLAISRTKQINIENWERKKS
- a CDS encoding SAM-dependent methyltransferase gives rise to the protein MSEFKEVLTEDGSYSLRSVFFQENFHSLLGALEETKIKFTAPSDLQRFKGKSLNVLDICFGLGYNSASLLNELIKQKSYLNLYALEINKKPLEYALKNQSFEQLWAPKVKKILDSLYLNDSFDDQFFKCRMLWGDAREKINTIPAAIKFDLIYLDGFSPQKCPQVWTIEFLSKVSQKLHPQGYLITYSSSAAVRKTLRNLGLEIFTIKPSFNERTFWSQGTVAIAKFDKNKMNSNLNLEKLSVMEEEHLLTKASIPYRDTNLNSTKDDIIKKRLDEQLFSNLVPTKKWRKKWGMTKSSFKS
- a CDS encoding carbon-nitrogen hydrolase family protein, with translation MTDFLVAALQITSTSNVEANFVEAEEQIELAARRGAELIGLPENFAFLGEDEEKLNLASELSVKCTNFLKTMAQRYQVFLLGGGYPVPAGDGSHTLNRSALFGRDGQVLAKYDKIHLFDVDLPDGNLYKESSTILSGEKYPPVVDIPGLCKVGLSICYDVRFPELYRYLSLNGAELIMIPAAFTAFTGKDHWQILLQARAIENTAYVVAPAQTGIHYGRRQSHGHAMVIDPWGTVLSDAGKTQGAAIAPADKERVKKIREQMPSLKHRKNKLFSN